Within Haematobia irritans isolate KBUSLIRL chromosome 2, ASM5000362v1, whole genome shotgun sequence, the genomic segment TATGGAATAATCCCAAACCATACAAAACACACAACTTGCAAGGTAACACAACTCTTTCAATGTAACAAATTGAAGAAACAACTCGAAAAAATAGaacacaattttcataaaaaaattctcaatttggAAATATCCCAAAgaaatacgagggcagttcggaaacttcttagcctagcacaaaaagcgcggtataaacagaaaaagttgagtattttggaaacttccatctctgttatgaacacatgttacattttgtttcgatctggaactccttcatatagaaacaggtgttcaaaaaagacgcatcctcaatttttttacaatggaaaaattagaaatgcgtgctgtcattaaatatttacataaaaaaggtttatcgggacaagaaattcataatgatatggtaaaagagttaggtgaaagtgctccttcatatgcaacagtaaaaaattgggttgctttatttaaacgtggtcgtacaagcattgaagatgaaccacgtagtggacgtccaaaaacagcaacaacaacagaaattgtagccaaagtgcatgatatggtattaaatgatcgacgaataaaagtgcgtgaaattgctaataccaTGGGCATCCCAAATGATCAAGtccatttaaattttcatgaaggactacagatgaaaaagctttctgcaagataagaatgaacatttctcaagcttgtttggatcgttttaagcgaaataaaatggattttaagcgtcgtttcataattcataaacaatggactgaagctggaggaagtgtcccaaagaaggcaaaaacaattcaatcggccggtaaggttatggcaacggttttttttaggacttcaaaggtattttattgattgactgtctgcaaaagggtaaaacaataaattcagagtactattgcaaccttttcgatcaattaaatgtacaaattcgagaaaaacgtcctggcttacaacgcaaaaaaaataatttttcatcataacaacgcaccagcgcacaagagtgttttaacaatggctaaaatcaacgaattaaagtacgagttgcttgaccaccttattctcctgatttagctcactgggagattatattgaaacataaaaatatttttgaaaaactaactattctctttcattgataggctaagaagtttctgaaccgccctcgtacaaatattaaaacaataaaCAGAAAGTTGTATCATATACAATCTTGCTTACGATCTTCAATGAGCACCGATGACTATAATCATttatacacaaacaaaaaagtaGAATAGTGGAAATAACACGAAACATCAGAAATACACACAAGACGAAAATAGaaacactgaaagaaaaaacgTTCAAACAATACGGGTTCACATTTAACGACCAATGGTTTGTAAATAAAACAGACGTGATAATCTCGACTGAATGTAAATGGATACTTTCACTTGGTAGAAAATTTGCCTTGCCTGtcattgaaaaacatttttcgacATAGCAGATGTAGAGCAAtgcattcaaaacattgacGATGAGGAATCAAAAGAAATCAGTAGGTTAAAACTCGCTAATAGAATTACTTCGTTTAAGAGAAACTTTAAAAAGACGACAAGAGATAAATTTATATTGACGATTTTTGAGAAAACTCGCATATTCTTGAGACGACATAAGGACATAATAATTATTCACGCTGATAAAGGCAATAAAACAGTGGCTATGTTGAAGAAAGAATATCAAGAAAACAATGGACAAATTATTATCAGACAAAAACACTTATAAAGTATCTAGAGTAGATCCATCATCAAAACTACAGCGGGAGAATAAAAACGAACTCTTCAAACACAACTTTATTGATCAATGGGAAAAAAGGAAATTACATTGCTCCTCAGCTGCTGCACCCAGAATATACGGATTACCCAAAATCCATAAACCAAACATGCCACTTAGACCTATCGTTTCCTCTATCAATGTTCCTTGCTACGgattgtcaaaatatattggACAAATATTAAGAAAACTAGTATCCGAGAAATACAATATCAAGAATTCGTTACAACTGAAGAACAATCTACAGAACTTCATATTGGACAAGAATGAAACTTTTGTatcctttgacaaaaattccaagatcaaaatttttagagataCTAAAGTTTTGCTTAATGGATaataattatttcatttttgacaACAACGTTTATAAGCAAGTATTCGGCATGCCTATGGGCAATCCCCTATCACCAACAATTGCTGATATTGTACTTTACAACTTACTTGACGAAGCACTAACGGAACTAAGGGAGAAAAATATCCACATCAAATACATATCGAAATATGTAGATGACATATTAGCCATAATTAAGATGGATGAAAAAGATGAGATTCTTAAAGTATTTAATTCCTACCACACGAAAATtcaatttactattgaaatggAACATAATAAGCAAATCGCATATCTGGACACCAAACTTCACCACAGGGAAggtgaaatcaaatttgactgGTTCTCTAAGGAAACATCATCTGGACGTATCATCAATTTCAATTCGACACAGCCAAGGAACCAAACAGTTAACACTGCAAAAAGCTTAATTCACTGAATACTTTCAATTAGCGATGaggaatttcatgaaaaaaaatcaaaataattacAAGAATCTTATCAACAAACTTATTCCCGAAGAAACTAATTGAAGAAGTTATAAACGAAATAAAAGGAAAAATCAAATACAGCTCAGAAGAACTGGACTTCATCAAAGACCACAATAACGTAACagctgaaaaagtttttatagtgtACGGTACGTACCTGGACTAACCGACAAAAAACATTTGAAGCCAATAATACAAACTAAAAACATATGTTTTGCATATAAGCCCAACTTCACACTCAGTTGCATCTTCTCGAAAGTAAAAACCCCAATTGACAAACAACAACCAAGCAATGTTGTTTACGAAATTCCATGCAGAGGCAACAATAATGAACCATGCGATCTCTTATACATAGGaacaacaaaacgaaatttACATACAAGAATAACTGAACATCGAATggacataaaaaagaaaaaggaGAGTACAGCATTATCACAACATGTATTGCGCCATGGACAAACAGCTGATTTTGAAACTAGAGAGGGAAAATAAAGAGAGAAAGAGATTAACCTTAGAAAGTTTACGAATCCAACAAAAGATTGACAGAACAATGAATGTTAAAGAGGACACTGACAATTTAAGCGTTAGTTACAGAGTTGCAATATCTTAATTCACTGTGATACTAAATTTaagctgtgttttttttttttcatttctattttaattttatattcagaTTGTCCGTTCGAAATTTATGTTTTAAAAACTGTGATGTAATATAagtatttaaatgtaaattttgagaaaataattttgtaagttgaaatgtttcaattaattcaaataattttattatttttcaaatagaCGAAATCCCCTGGAAGAAGTCAACAAGTATTGACGAAACGTTgggataaaaatgtaaaaaggttTTCTTCTTTACATCAATGGATTTAGGTCAAATTagctaaataaaatataaaaggaacagaaaatattgaccaagcaaaaactaaacaaaaaaagtttttatttcagggcagtattttgtcaaagctttctcTAAttagttttaacaaattttcaaagtttACGTACAAAATTTGGCGAAgtgattcgcaaacaatttgaaaatgtattGAAGGTGAGcagtttcaagtcaagttgaatttatgttgaaaatgatgtTTACCCTCAAATttcaaagttgttgcatttgaaaaacgctcatcctgtgtttattgggtatggttatatttacacaccaaATAGGAGTTTAGACAAGGCCACGATCACATTGGTGAAGTAAAACCATATTAAAAAGACAAGAAACTTCAACGCAAGTACAACGTGAAATCGATTCTTTTTTAGGATCTCAATAATCATAATTCAGCACGCTTATATTGTTGCCACAAACCCTAGTTCAATCATTGCAATGATTAAACTTAACTCTTAGCTGGAAAGATCATCCGAGAagttttaatacaaaaacaaactttttattCAGTGATAATTTGGTTCATATGATTTTGTCGAGAGTGGCTTTGACATTAGCCCGATTTCTTGTCT encodes:
- the LOC142224885 gene encoding uncharacterized protein LOC142224885, with the translated sequence MDKLLSDKNTYKVSRVDPSSKLQRENKNELFKHNFIDQWEKRKLHCSSAAAPRIYGLPKIHKPNMPLRPIVSSINVPCYGLSKYIGQILRKLVSEKYNIKNSLQLKNNLQNFILDKNETFQVFGMPMGNPLSPTIADIVLYNLLDEALTELREKNIHIKYISKYVDDILAIIKMDEKDEILKVFNSYHTKIQFTIEMEHNKQIAYLDTKLHHREGEIKFDWFSKETSSGRIINFNSTQPRNQTKLIEEVINEIKGKIKYSSEELDFIKDHNNVTAEKVFIVYVKTPIDKQQPSNVVYEIPCRGNNNEPCDLLYIGTTKRNLHTRITEHRMDIKKKKESTALSQHVLRHGQTADFETREGK